The DNA region TAAATCAATAATGTTCTCGAGTATGTGGAGAATATTTCTTGATGATTGCTTTCAGTGAATTTGGGAAACGAATGTATTTTGGTATAGGTCTCGGTCCATGTTATGCTACCTGATCAAACTCAGCATATATGTTCATAGTGAGCTATTTATATATTTGACCTGGTCTCTATCTAGCTGCCTTCGGCAACCTAAAAAATGTTTTAAGTAGTTGATTCACCTAAGTTAACTGGAATACCATGTCTAAATGGTAATTACTTTGTTTATCACCTTTCTTTTAGGATTGCGTTTGGTGGATGTTTTGTTTGAAGGAAAGGAATCTAGAAAATTTCAAAGTTTCCTCGTTCGTTGATTATATTACACTGTAGTCTCCTGTCATATTAAATCTAATGAACAACTTGCGTACGTACACTTCGATCTCACTAATGCTCATTATTGCCTTTAATAGCTCTGTTTGATAGCAGGTGTTCGGATTTTTGAAGAGCTTACTAATTTTTTACATAGGTTGTGACtgttttatatttataaatcaatTTTCGTCAATGCTAGTTGATTCCCCAGTAATATCTATTATTAAATACAATCCGGCGTAAACCATGTAATGTCGTACTGGTGGCTACATCATGATAATGAGCCATaagtattgatttatttttatttcttttgattTTAGCCTTCCTAGAAGATCGTTTTTTAACTGAAATGGAAAAAAAACACAGGGATACATTTTTTGATTGCCATAACATACCGGGAAATGATAAATTAATGCCTTCAGATAGTCAAGGCCTTGATAAATCAAAGACTGAAATCAACCAACATCTTTTGAACACATGTGGTGAATCGAATCGAATTCTGAATGCAAACAGTGATTCAGAACATATAGATTCTATGTTGGAGACGTTAAAACAACAATTATTACTTCAAACAGCATCACCTGAGGAAGTTTGCAATCGTCGAAGTCGTTGGTTAGAAATAACAAAATCAACTAAAGGGGTTACAAAGTGGTTAGGTTTCAGCGAGGTTTTCATGGTCTCTTCGTTTATAGGCGATGGGATAGACAAATTGAGGGTGA from Schistosoma haematobium chromosome ZW, whole genome shotgun sequence includes:
- the ERAL1_1 gene encoding Era Like 12S Mitochondrial RRNA Chaperone 1, variant 2 (EggNog:ENOG410V5D2~COG:D,T); translation: MEKKHRDTFFDCHNIPGNDKLMPSDSQGLDKSKTEINQHLLNTCGESNRILNANSDSEHIDSMLETLKQQLLLQTASPEEVCNRRSRWLEITKSTKGVTKWLGFSEVFMVSSFIGDGIDKLRVSYRYIQCLVLSWYIFVVILPN